In Methylomagnum ishizawai, one DNA window encodes the following:
- a CDS encoding YccF domain-containing protein, producing the protein MSLLGNLLWLLFGGFIAGLGYLLGGLALCLTVVGIPFGLQSIKLGLAVFAPFGKDVVELPDANSVLRVVFNLLWILLFGWPIAVAHLTSAGILALTIIGIPFAVQHIKLIPLSLLPFGRDLR; encoded by the coding sequence ATGAGTTTATTGGGAAATTTGCTGTGGCTGCTATTCGGCGGCTTCATCGCCGGGCTGGGCTATCTCCTGGGCGGGCTGGCCCTGTGCCTGACCGTGGTGGGGATTCCCTTCGGGTTGCAATCGATCAAGCTGGGCTTGGCGGTGTTCGCGCCGTTCGGCAAGGACGTGGTGGAACTGCCCGACGCCAACAGCGTCCTGCGGGTGGTCTTCAACCTGCTGTGGATATTGCTGTTCGGCTGGCCCATCGCGGTGGCGCACCTGACCAGCGCGGGCATACTGGCCCTGACCATCATCGGCATTCCCTTCGCCGTGCAGCATATCAAGCTGATCCCGCTGTCGCTGCTGCCGTTCGGGCGCGACCTGCGCTGA
- a CDS encoding diguanylate cyclase domain-containing protein: MAELLSFSHFMPHGNCYLWLPSVLWLHVVSDGLIVLSYYSIPFAILALVRRRTDLQFDWMLRLFGLFIFLCGTTHLLAIWTTWVPDYWLSGLVKAVTALASMATAALIWPLLPKLVAIPSARQLLAINQELAEILEKHRATECELRTLSLAMAHSSSMVIITDIQGVIEYCNPAFCQGTGYEERELLGHKVSILGSGFTDPAIYQDLWRTLSEGRSWQGELLDRKKNGDLYWSMLYIAPVKDGDGAITHYVAVSHDISELKNSEETIRRLAFYDPLTELPNRALFKERLEQALLRARRDNRMFALLYIDLDRFKHINDSLGHIVGDKLLIEVGQRLKRQLRGTDTVARLGGDEFAVILGDLADPGMAAEIGHALCVAVDSPYSIDGHALSVSASIGISLYPEDHIDIEELIRMADNALYRAKDAGRNQFAYYSKAPDPVRLEWPTPETGRTQAHTNRMAASAPAQMGGRS, encoded by the coding sequence ATGGCCGAATTACTGTCTTTCTCCCATTTCATGCCGCACGGCAATTGCTACCTCTGGCTACCCAGCGTGCTATGGTTGCATGTGGTCTCCGACGGCTTGATCGTCCTGTCGTATTACTCGATCCCCTTCGCCATCCTGGCCTTGGTGCGGCGGCGCACCGACCTCCAGTTCGACTGGATGCTCAGGCTGTTCGGGCTGTTCATCTTCCTGTGCGGCACCACCCACCTGCTGGCGATCTGGACCACCTGGGTGCCGGACTACTGGCTGTCCGGGCTGGTGAAGGCCGTCACCGCCCTGGCATCGATGGCGACCGCCGCCCTGATCTGGCCCTTGCTGCCCAAACTGGTGGCGATCCCCAGCGCCCGGCAATTGCTGGCGATCAACCAGGAACTGGCCGAAATCCTGGAAAAACACCGCGCCACCGAATGCGAATTGCGCACGCTGTCGCTGGCGATGGCGCATAGTTCCAGCATGGTCATCATCACCGACATCCAAGGCGTGATCGAATATTGCAACCCGGCGTTCTGCCAGGGCACGGGCTACGAGGAACGCGAACTCCTGGGCCACAAGGTCTCGATCCTGGGTTCCGGCTTCACCGATCCGGCCATCTACCAGGATTTATGGCGCACCCTCTCGGAGGGCCGCTCCTGGCAGGGCGAACTCCTGGACCGCAAGAAGAACGGCGATTTGTACTGGTCGATGCTCTACATCGCCCCGGTCAAGGACGGCGACGGGGCCATCACCCATTACGTGGCGGTCTCCCACGATATCAGTGAACTCAAGAACTCGGAGGAAACCATCCGGCGGTTGGCGTTCTACGATCCCCTCACCGAACTGCCCAACCGCGCCCTGTTCAAGGAGCGCCTGGAGCAGGCGCTGCTCCGCGCCCGCCGCGACAACCGGATGTTCGCCCTGCTGTACATCGACCTCGACCGCTTCAAGCACATCAACGACAGCCTGGGCCATATCGTCGGCGACAAGCTATTGATCGAGGTGGGCCAGCGCCTCAAGCGGCAATTGCGCGGCACCGACACCGTGGCCCGGCTGGGCGGCGACGAGTTCGCCGTCATCCTGGGCGATCTGGCCGACCCCGGAATGGCGGCGGAAATCGGCCATGCGCTGTGCGTGGCGGTCGATTCGCCCTATTCCATCGATGGCCACGCGCTATCGGTCTCGGCCAGCATCGGCATCAGCCTCTATCCCGAGGACCACATCGATATCGAGGAATTGATCCGCATGGCCGACAACGCCCTCTACCGGGCCAAGGACGCCGGGCGCAACCAATTCGCCTATTACAGCAAGGCACCCGACCCCGTCCGCCTGGAATGGCCAACCCCGGAGACGGGCCGGACCCAAGCGCACACCAACCGCATGGCGGCGTCGGCACCAGCCCAGATGGGAGGTAGATCATGA
- the glpK gene encoding glycerol kinase GlpK, with product MNPYLAAIDQGTTSTRCLIFDRQGREIARAQREHRQFYPRPGWVEHDPLEILAQTQAVVAGALERAGLGPSQLAAVGIANQRETVVLWERETGRPVHNAIVWQDTRTAELCGRLAGEFGQDRFRARTGLPIATYFSGPKLGWLLDHVEGARARAERGELLCGTIDTWLIWNLSGGPRGGVHITDPSNASRTLLMDLARLEWDAGLLEAMAIPRPLLPEIHASSEVYGVCAGSLSGVPLAGDLGDQQAALFGQGCFAPGEAKNTYGTGCFMLLNTGREPVVSRQGLLTTVAYRLGSEPPVYALEGSVAVTGALVQWLRDNLGLIDSAAEVETLAATVADNGGIYIVPAFSGLFAPYWRGDARGAIVGLTRYVNKGHFARAALEAAAYQTREILDAMRDETGQALAELKVDGGMVANDLLMGFQADLLGMPVVRPAIAETTALGAAYAAGLAVGFWRDVDELRGLWRRDRVWSPTMAPATRECLYADWKKAVTRTFDWVE from the coding sequence ATGAACCCATACCTCGCCGCCATAGACCAGGGTACTACCAGTACCCGTTGCCTTATTTTCGACCGCCAAGGCCGTGAAATCGCACGCGCCCAACGCGAACACCGCCAATTCTATCCCCGGCCCGGCTGGGTTGAACACGATCCCTTGGAAATCCTCGCCCAGACCCAGGCCGTGGTGGCGGGGGCGCTGGAACGGGCGGGCCTGGGCCCGTCCCAACTCGCCGCCGTCGGCATCGCCAACCAGCGCGAGACGGTGGTGTTGTGGGAGCGGGAAACCGGGCGGCCAGTCCATAACGCCATCGTCTGGCAGGATACCCGCACCGCCGAGTTGTGCGGGCGGCTGGCCGGGGAATTCGGCCAGGATCGGTTCCGGGCGCGGACCGGCCTGCCTATCGCGACCTATTTTTCCGGCCCCAAACTGGGTTGGCTGCTGGACCATGTGGAGGGGGCGCGGGCCAGGGCGGAGCGCGGCGAACTGCTGTGCGGCACCATCGACACCTGGTTGATTTGGAATCTGAGCGGCGGTCCCAGGGGCGGCGTCCATATCACCGATCCCAGCAATGCCTCGCGTACCCTGTTGATGGATTTGGCCCGGCTGGAGTGGGATGCCGGGTTATTGGAGGCCATGGCGATCCCGCGCCCGCTGCTCCCGGAAATCCATGCTTCCTCTGAGGTTTACGGCGTATGCGCGGGAAGCTTGAGCGGCGTGCCCCTGGCCGGGGATTTGGGCGACCAGCAAGCGGCTTTGTTCGGGCAGGGCTGTTTTGCGCCGGGCGAGGCCAAGAACACCTATGGCACCGGCTGCTTCATGCTGCTGAATACCGGACGGGAGCCGGTGGTGTCGCGCCAAGGCTTATTGACCACGGTGGCCTACCGCCTGGGATCGGAACCGCCGGTCTATGCCCTGGAAGGTTCGGTGGCGGTGACGGGAGCGCTGGTGCAATGGCTCCGGGACAATCTGGGGCTGATCGACAGCGCCGCCGAGGTCGAGACCCTGGCCGCGACCGTCGCGGACAATGGCGGCATCTACATCGTGCCGGCCTTTTCCGGGCTGTTCGCGCCCTATTGGCGCGGCGACGCCCGCGGGGCCATCGTCGGCTTGACCCGCTATGTCAACAAGGGCCATTTCGCCCGCGCCGCCCTGGAAGCCGCCGCCTACCAGACCCGTGAAATCCTCGACGCCATGCGCGATGAAACCGGCCAGGCCCTGGCGGAACTCAAGGTCGATGGCGGCATGGTGGCGAACGATTTATTGATGGGCTTCCAGGCCGACCTGTTGGGTATGCCGGTGGTGCGTCCGGCCATCGCCGAAACCACGGCGCTGGGCGCGGCCTATGCCGCCGGTTTGGCGGTCGGATTCTGGCGCGATGTGGACGAATTGCGCGGACTGTGGCGGCGCGACCGGGTGTGGTCGCCCACGATGGCCCCCGCAACCCGCGAATGCTTGTACGCGGATTGGAAAAAGGCGGTGACGCGGACGTTCGATTGGGTGGAATGA
- a CDS encoding glycine zipper domain-containing protein: protein MNIPNRILSVLACVAILSACAAPGNYGYSQPGYRGALTGAAVGAAGGALLGYAADGGRGNGAVTGGALGAVAGGAIGYAMDRNQERSDPYPSYPQDRSGYRPR, encoded by the coding sequence ATGAACATCCCGAACCGTATCTTGAGCGTCCTGGCTTGCGTCGCGATCCTATCCGCCTGCGCCGCGCCCGGCAACTATGGTTATAGCCAGCCCGGCTATCGCGGGGCGCTGACCGGGGCCGCCGTGGGGGCGGCGGGGGGTGCCCTGCTGGGCTACGCCGCCGACGGGGGGCGCGGCAACGGGGCTGTGACCGGAGGGGCGCTGGGCGCTGTGGCGGGCGGGGCGATTGGCTATGCCATGGACCGCAACCAGGAGCGTTCCGACCCGTATCCCTCGTACCCCCAAGACCGTTCGGGTTACCGTCCCCGCTAG
- a CDS encoding thermonuclease family protein: protein MRRTKPGAALRGLCLRLAAAGAALLAWGAAEAGDWSGRVLRVHDGDTLTLLRAGREVTVRLNEIDAPELDQPHGEAARRALVGLCLNRDASIHDQGVDKYDRTLGRVSCGGTDANAEQVKAGHAWFYAQYSQDAALRGYEAEARRRRIGLWSARNPQPPWEFRHMDGGTHREAQRGGLCGAKRTCGEMVDCGEALFYLQRCGVKRLDSDKDGVPCESLCQGASPSWP, encoded by the coding sequence ATGCGCCGGACCAAACCCGGTGCGGCGTTGCGCGGATTATGCTTGAGATTGGCGGCGGCGGGCGCGGCGCTTTTGGCCTGGGGCGCGGCGGAGGCCGGGGATTGGTCGGGCCGGGTGCTGCGGGTGCATGACGGGGATACGCTGACGCTGCTACGGGCGGGCCGCGAAGTCACGGTACGCCTGAACGAGATCGACGCCCCGGAACTGGACCAACCCCACGGCGAGGCGGCCCGGCGGGCGCTGGTGGGCCTGTGCCTCAACCGCGATGCCAGTATCCACGACCAGGGCGTGGACAAATACGACCGGACCTTGGGCCGGGTCAGCTGCGGCGGCACCGATGCCAACGCCGAGCAGGTGAAGGCGGGCCATGCTTGGTTCTACGCCCAATACAGCCAGGACGCGGCGTTGCGCGGCTACGAGGCGGAAGCGCGGCGGCGGCGGATCGGCCTGTGGTCGGCGCGGAACCCCCAGCCGCCTTGGGAATTCCGCCACATGGACGGCGGCACACACCGCGAGGCCCAACGCGGCGGCCTCTGCGGGGCCAAGCGTACTTGCGGCGAGATGGTGGATTGCGGCGAGGCGCTGTTCTATCTCCAGCGCTGCGGGGTCAAGCGCCTGGACAGCGACAAGGACGGCGTGCCTTGCGAATCCTTATGCCAGGGCGCATCCCCCTCCTGGCCGTGA
- a CDS encoding glycosyl hydrolase family 57, with translation MTVFSRFVKIEIPERLDGATTGKNPEFEVRFAADGAIPFPQVILHGQGQQKLVNGAAIRLLGESADGVWTYAATVPAGLLLAGEISLQIEGCRTADLGQAGGGDWIKVYRTLKMSLPTRPKPEVRVSVAGGGPVKVYFGIHKHMHQPYYNTTDRDYWDGEKDGIFGSRVGNYTGFVPEAVRQYIDGGLPHGGLSTSWSGSLIEQLDRCAERGWCGGGFSGWNGALRDMAEAKTALGNPRLSFSAFGFFHPLMALIPHRDIVRQIEWHRGIVRAVFGAEASRVLFPPETAFHVRMIPALLEAGIEAVIYDSIHRYRACRDYPYAGPGGGLLPPNPAEQANPPVDDWLQLRNIWAGSKISPSLLRPEYVGYEDPDGRLHTIIAVPAERYIGNEDARGGFGALQYPDVLGQVYDRVVETGSFDPAHPPFFLLHSDGDNHGGGADSYYRHNTGALVRWLQNDPRFELTTVEDYLRRFPPDPKHVVHVEPGSWSGADNGDPQFMKWFSRYDQPYSPDLNSWAVLTALQNRVYTLEEAGAESPALAEAVRLLLTAETSCYWYWTGQRVWDQQVTNAANLAYGLIQGAVEAVVRAGRDRTGPTLFAPWVTPENPGGKRWGNGGLLDAPREGVVHSFVSDVSGLERVDLVLRTAGGETRLKMRSHGAYPSETGARVTAEYFTAALPVGAGEVRYYIEAEDKCGNVARGALERVFLA, from the coding sequence ATGACAGTGTTTTCCAGGTTCGTGAAGATCGAAATTCCCGAGCGGCTCGACGGGGCCACGACCGGCAAAAATCCCGAGTTCGAGGTCCGGTTCGCCGCCGATGGCGCGATTCCGTTCCCGCAGGTGATCCTGCACGGCCAAGGCCAGCAAAAGCTCGTCAACGGCGCGGCCATCCGCTTGTTAGGGGAGAGCGCGGACGGCGTGTGGACCTATGCCGCCACCGTGCCCGCCGGTTTATTGCTGGCGGGCGAAATCAGCCTGCAAATTGAAGGCTGCCGCACGGCCGATTTGGGACAGGCGGGCGGTGGCGATTGGATCAAGGTATACCGCACGCTCAAGATGAGCCTGCCGACCCGGCCCAAGCCGGAAGTCCGGGTGTCGGTGGCGGGCGGCGGGCCGGTCAAGGTGTATTTCGGCATCCATAAGCACATGCACCAGCCGTACTACAACACCACCGACCGCGATTATTGGGACGGTGAGAAGGACGGCATCTTCGGCTCGCGGGTCGGCAACTATACCGGCTTCGTGCCTGAGGCGGTGCGGCAATACATCGACGGCGGTTTGCCGCATGGGGGGCTTTCCACCAGTTGGAGCGGTTCCTTGATCGAGCAACTGGACCGCTGCGCCGAGCGGGGCTGGTGCGGCGGCGGTTTTTCCGGCTGGAACGGGGCGTTGCGCGACATGGCGGAGGCCAAGACCGCGCTGGGGAATCCCCGGCTGTCGTTCTCGGCCTTTGGGTTTTTCCATCCGCTGATGGCCTTGATTCCGCACCGCGACATCGTGCGCCAGATCGAATGGCACCGGGGCATCGTCCGCGCCGTCTTTGGGGCCGAGGCGTCGCGGGTGCTGTTCCCGCCGGAAACCGCCTTCCATGTGCGGATGATCCCGGCCTTGCTGGAGGCCGGGATCGAGGCGGTGATCTACGACTCCATCCACCGCTACCGCGCCTGCCGCGATTATCCCTATGCCGGGCCGGGGGGGGGTCTATTGCCGCCCAATCCGGCGGAACAGGCCAATCCGCCGGTGGACGATTGGCTGCAATTGCGCAACATTTGGGCCGGCTCGAAGATTTCGCCCAGCCTGCTGCGGCCCGAATATGTCGGCTACGAAGACCCGGACGGGCGGCTCCACACCATCATCGCCGTGCCCGCCGAGCGTTATATCGGCAACGAGGACGCCCGTGGCGGTTTCGGTGCCTTGCAATATCCCGATGTGTTGGGGCAGGTCTACGACCGGGTGGTGGAAACCGGAAGTTTCGATCCCGCGCATCCGCCGTTCTTCCTGCTGCATTCCGACGGCGATAACCACGGCGGCGGGGCCGACAGCTATTACCGCCACAACACCGGAGCCCTGGTGCGCTGGCTCCAAAACGATCCGCGCTTCGAACTGACCACGGTCGAGGATTATCTGCGGCGCTTCCCGCCCGATCCCAAGCATGTGGTGCATGTCGAGCCGGGTTCGTGGAGCGGGGCCGACAACGGCGATCCCCAGTTCATGAAGTGGTTCAGCCGCTACGACCAGCCTTATTCGCCCGATCTCAACTCCTGGGCGGTGCTGACCGCCTTGCAGAACAGGGTTTATACGCTGGAGGAGGCGGGGGCCGAATCGCCCGCCCTGGCCGAGGCGGTGCGCCTGCTGCTGACCGCCGAGACCAGTTGCTATTGGTACTGGACCGGGCAGCGGGTGTGGGATCAGCAGGTGACGAATGCCGCCAATCTGGCTTATGGACTCATCCAGGGCGCGGTGGAGGCGGTGGTGCGGGCGGGCCGCGACCGTACCGGGCCGACCCTTTTCGCGCCCTGGGTCACGCCGGAGAATCCGGGCGGGAAGCGCTGGGGCAATGGGGGCCTGCTGGACGCGCCGCGCGAGGGCGTGGTGCATAGCTTCGTGTCCGATGTGTCGGGGCTGGAGCGGGTGGATTTGGTGTTGCGGACGGCGGGTGGGGAAACCCGGCTGAAGATGCGGAGCCATGGGGCTTATCCTTCCGAAACCGGGGCCAGGGTGACGGCGGAGTATTTCACCGCCGCATTGCCGGTCGGGGCGGGGGAGGTGAGGTATTACATCGAGGCCGAGGATAAATGCGGGAATGTGGCGCGGGGGGCGTTGGAGCGGGTGTTTTTGGCTTGA
- the aspS gene encoding aspartate--tRNA ligase, with protein sequence MRSHRCGELTESQLDQEVDLCGWTHRRRDHGGVIFIDLRDREGLVQVVFDPDYADAFKLAESVRSEYVLKVHGKVRSRPAGTENPNLGTGKVEVLATQLEILNKAETPPFPLESEVEVSEETRLRYRYIDLRRPAMQQKLRMRRDITRSLRGFMDANGFWEIETPFLTKATPEGARDYLVPSRTHPNHFFALPQSPQLYKQLLMVSGLDRYYQVVRCFRDEDLRADRQPEFTQLDIETSFMDQDAITDLMEEMIRALFKEVLDAELPNPFPRMTYAEAMRDYGSDKPDLRVPFKLVDVADLLTTCEFKVFAGAAKDPEGRVAALRLPKGAELSRKELDDLAAFVAIYGAKGLAYIKVTDRATGIEGLQSPIVKFLPPEAVLAILDRVGAETGDVVFFGADKAKIVSEALGALRIKLGHERGFAEGEWKPLWVVDFPMFEWDDKDGRWFAMHHPFTAPKCGVEELKADPGKALSKGYDMVLNGTEIGGGSVRIHRQDMQDVVFKLLGIEDEEAQQKFGFLLTALKYGAPPHGGIAFGLDRLVMLMSGANSIREVMAFPKTQSAWCPMIDAPAPVTDMQLRELGIKLRKPPEAKGEAN encoded by the coding sequence ATGCGTAGCCACCGATGTGGAGAATTGACCGAAAGCCAGTTGGATCAAGAAGTTGATCTCTGTGGCTGGACCCACCGCCGCCGCGACCACGGCGGCGTCATTTTCATCGACCTGCGCGACCGGGAAGGCTTGGTCCAGGTCGTGTTCGATCCCGATTACGCCGACGCCTTCAAGCTGGCGGAAAGCGTCCGCAGCGAGTATGTGCTGAAGGTCCACGGCAAGGTGCGCTCCCGCCCCGCCGGCACCGAAAACCCCAACCTGGGCACCGGCAAGGTCGAGGTGTTGGCGACCCAGTTGGAAATCCTCAACAAGGCCGAAACCCCGCCCTTCCCGTTGGAAAGCGAGGTCGAGGTCAGCGAGGAAACCCGCTTGCGCTACCGCTACATCGACCTGCGCCGCCCGGCCATGCAGCAAAAGCTCAGGATGCGCCGCGACATCACCCGCTCCCTGCGCGGCTTCATGGATGCCAACGGCTTTTGGGAAATCGAGACGCCGTTCCTGACCAAGGCCACCCCGGAAGGCGCCCGCGATTATCTGGTGCCGAGCCGCACCCACCCGAACCATTTCTTCGCCCTGCCGCAATCGCCCCAGCTCTACAAGCAATTGCTGATGGTGTCCGGCCTGGACCGCTATTATCAAGTGGTGCGCTGCTTCCGCGACGAAGACCTCCGCGCCGACCGCCAGCCGGAATTCACCCAACTCGATATCGAAACCTCGTTCATGGACCAGGACGCCATCACCGACCTGATGGAGGAGATGATCCGCGCCCTGTTCAAAGAGGTGCTGGACGCGGAACTGCCCAACCCGTTCCCGCGCATGACCTATGCAGAAGCCATGCGCGACTACGGTTCGGACAAGCCGGATTTGCGCGTGCCCTTCAAGCTGGTGGACGTGGCCGATTTGCTGACCACCTGCGAATTCAAGGTATTCGCGGGCGCGGCCAAAGACCCGGAAGGCCGGGTCGCTGCCCTGCGCCTACCCAAGGGCGCGGAACTGTCGCGCAAGGAACTGGATGATCTGGCCGCCTTCGTCGCCATCTACGGCGCCAAGGGCTTGGCCTATATCAAAGTCACCGACCGCGCCACCGGGATCGAGGGTTTGCAATCGCCCATCGTGAAATTCCTGCCGCCCGAAGCCGTGCTGGCGATCCTGGACCGGGTCGGCGCGGAAACCGGCGACGTGGTGTTCTTCGGGGCCGACAAGGCCAAGATCGTCAGCGAGGCCTTGGGCGCGTTGCGCATCAAACTGGGTCATGAGCGCGGCTTCGCGGAAGGCGAGTGGAAGCCCCTATGGGTGGTGGATTTCCCGATGTTCGAATGGGACGACAAGGACGGGCGCTGGTTCGCGATGCACCATCCTTTCACCGCGCCCAAGTGCGGCGTGGAGGAACTCAAGGCCGATCCCGGCAAGGCGCTGTCGAAGGGCTACGACATGGTGCTGAACGGCACCGAGATCGGCGGCGGTTCGGTGCGTATCCATCGCCAGGACATGCAGGATGTGGTGTTCAAGCTGCTCGGTATCGAGGACGAGGAGGCCCAGCAGAAGTTCGGCTTCCTGCTGACCGCGCTGAAATACGGCGCTCCGCCGCATGGCGGTATCGCCTTCGGCCTGGACCGCTTGGTGATGCTGATGAGCGGGGCCAACTCAATCCGCGAAGTGATGGCCTTCCCCAAGACCCAATCGGCGTGGTGTCCGATGATCGATGCGCCCGCGCCAGTCACGGATATGCAGTTGCGGGAGTTGGGGATCAAGCTCAGGAAGCCGCCGGAGGCGAAGGGCGAGGCCAATTAA
- a CDS encoding FmdB family zinc ribbon protein codes for MPIYEYQCKACGHELEAIQKISDDPLKECPACGDLELTKLISAAGFRLKGGGWYETDFKGGKDKKKNLAGEGAAKTEAKPAAADAS; via the coding sequence ATGCCTATCTACGAATACCAATGCAAAGCCTGCGGTCACGAACTGGAAGCCATCCAGAAAATCTCCGACGACCCGCTGAAGGAATGCCCGGCCTGCGGCGACCTGGAATTGACCAAGCTGATTTCGGCGGCGGGCTTCCGGCTCAAGGGCGGCGGCTGGTACGAAACCGACTTCAAGGGCGGCAAGGACAAGAAAAAGAATCTGGCCGGGGAAGGCGCCGCCAAAACGGAAGCCAAACCCGCCGCCGCCGATGCCTCATGA